Genomic segment of Arachnia propionica:
GACTCGCTGCATCTGGGTATCCACCCCAGTTTCGTCGAACGTTTTTTCGTTCACGTACTAACTTTCGTCTTGAATCATCTAGTATTCCACCTTGGGGGAAGACCTACAAAAAGGGGATAACATGTCCGCGAGTGTCCTCGGAAGGTGCCCCAGCTCCGAGGCGCCCGGGCGTGACATATCCAACGAGGGCGGAAGGAAGCGCAATGGACGGAAAATACGGCAGCAGCAAGCACAGTGACCTCAAGCTGGTGCTCAGCGCCATCAGGCGGGCCATCCCGGAGCTCCATGGTGTCATGATCGCCTCGCAGGACGGCTTGGCCATTGCCCACGACTTCCCGGAGGCGGACGCGGAGCGCATAGCCGCGATGGCCGCCACCGCGCTGGGGCTCGGTAAACGCATCTCCGAGCGCACCAACATGGGTGATCTGGCGGAGTCCGTGATCCACGGCAGGAACGGTTACCTGGTGGTCTACGGCGCGGGTGAGGACGCGGTGCTGGTGATGCAGGGACCCATCGAGTCGAACCTCGGCCTGATGCGGATCGAGGCCCGCGTCGCGGCTGTCGAGATCAAGCAGCTGCTGACGACGGCCTGAACATGGAGACAATGCACGCGATGGCGCGGGACGCGGCCGGGCAGATTCCCCCGCAGCGGTTGCTGCGCGACGGGGACCGCGAGGTCATCCAGCGCCACCGGGGCCGGCTGCTGGCCCTCGGGCCGGAGGTGGTGGGGGCCTTGGAGGAGGTCCTGTACGGCCGGCTGCCCGAGGGAGCCGGGGCGTCGCGGGAGAGCTTGGAATACTGGTGGGCGCGGA
This window contains:
- a CDS encoding roadblock/LC7 domain-containing protein, which translates into the protein MDGKYGSSKHSDLKLVLSAIRRAIPELHGVMIASQDGLAIAHDFPEADAERIAAMAATALGLGKRISERTNMGDLAESVIHGRNGYLVVYGAGEDAVLVMQGPIESNLGLMRIEARVAAVEIKQLLTTA